Proteins encoded by one window of Kribbella flavida DSM 17836:
- a CDS encoding YciI family protein, with protein sequence MSTTELKRFLILIAGADHFARWDAADDATRDEAFAGYRAFTAAVRERGRFRGGEALVHPNDARTLRPDGAGRRVTEGPYAETVEQLGGFYLVDLPDLATAIEVGSLLPRDYDIEVRECLDVGVPDE encoded by the coding sequence ATGTCCACCACTGAGCTGAAGCGCTTCTTGATCCTGATCGCCGGAGCCGATCACTTCGCCCGCTGGGACGCGGCCGACGACGCGACCCGGGACGAGGCCTTCGCCGGCTACCGGGCGTTCACGGCGGCCGTTCGGGAGCGCGGCCGGTTCCGGGGCGGCGAGGCGCTGGTGCACCCGAACGACGCCCGGACGCTGCGGCCCGATGGCGCGGGCCGGCGGGTGACCGAGGGCCCGTACGCCGAGACCGTCGAGCAGCTCGGCGGCTTCTACCTCGTCGACCTGCCCGATCTGGCCACGGCGATCGAGGTGGGGTCGCTGCTGCCCCGGGACTACGACATCGAGGTGCGGGAGTGCCTCGACGTGGGTGTGCCGGACGAGTGA
- a CDS encoding AraC family transcriptional regulator yields MDVFSDVIASARVGLPKFTRSQRVGRWGNRFGPYPGAGFHVVLQGACWLIPPSGEPVALGAGDVVFLPHGVQHGMSDSPDRKVAELPPDPGVDLVGEFDEAPDQALLLCGAYRLDRGLAHPFLRSLPEVVHLPTHPGRRSGLDAAVELLRADLAENRPGAEAAQPALLDLLLVYLLREWLDSEPGKSETGWGAALTDPAITAALHHIHREPGRQWTVQELAHEAGLSRTVFARRFSALVGQPPLTYLTWWRLSTAAQLLRSGDAPLASIARQVGYTSEFAFAAAFKREFGLAPGAYRRQAPDRPAAQLAAEG; encoded by the coding sequence GTGGACGTTTTCAGTGACGTGATCGCCAGTGCGCGGGTCGGGCTGCCGAAGTTCACCCGGTCGCAGCGGGTGGGGCGATGGGGCAACCGGTTCGGGCCGTACCCCGGCGCCGGGTTCCACGTGGTGCTGCAGGGGGCGTGCTGGCTCATTCCGCCCTCGGGTGAGCCGGTCGCGCTGGGCGCCGGGGACGTGGTGTTCCTGCCGCACGGAGTACAGCACGGCATGAGTGACAGCCCGGACCGGAAGGTCGCGGAGCTGCCGCCCGACCCCGGCGTCGACCTCGTCGGCGAGTTCGACGAGGCGCCGGACCAGGCACTGCTGCTGTGCGGCGCCTACCGGCTGGACCGCGGACTCGCGCACCCGTTCCTGCGCTCGCTACCCGAAGTCGTGCACCTGCCGACGCATCCCGGCCGGCGCTCCGGGCTGGACGCGGCGGTCGAGCTGCTGCGCGCGGACCTCGCAGAGAACCGCCCCGGCGCGGAAGCCGCGCAACCCGCGCTGCTGGACCTGCTGCTCGTCTACCTGCTGCGCGAGTGGCTCGACTCCGAGCCCGGCAAGTCGGAGACCGGCTGGGGCGCGGCACTCACCGACCCGGCCATCACCGCGGCCTTGCACCATATTCACCGCGAGCCCGGCAGGCAGTGGACGGTGCAGGAGCTCGCCCACGAGGCGGGTCTGTCCAGGACGGTGTTCGCCCGCCGCTTCAGCGCACTGGTCGGCCAGCCACCGCTGACCTACCTGACCTGGTGGCGCCTGAGTACGGCGGCTCAGCTGCTGCGCAGCGGCGACGCGCCCCTGGCATCGATCGCCCGGCAGGTCGGCTACACGTCGGAGTTCGCCTTCGCCGCCGCTTTCAAGCGCGAATTCGGCCTGGCCCCGGGCGCCTACCGACGCCAAGCCCCCGACCGCCCAGCCGCCCAGCTCGCCGCCGAAGGCTGA
- a CDS encoding DUF1330 domain-containing protein, whose amino-acid sequence MSAYVVIDLDVADAEGFQQYIDGVTPLIDKVGARNILVDPGTETLEGDWNPPTLVIHEFPSKQAVLDFWNSPEYEPYKDLRRKYSTVKVVVAEAN is encoded by the coding sequence ATGAGTGCCTATGTAGTCATCGATCTCGACGTCGCCGACGCCGAGGGCTTCCAGCAGTACATCGACGGCGTCACCCCGCTGATCGACAAGGTCGGCGCCCGCAACATCCTCGTCGACCCCGGCACCGAGACCCTGGAAGGCGACTGGAACCCGCCGACCCTGGTCATTCACGAGTTCCCCAGCAAGCAGGCCGTGCTCGACTTCTGGAACTCCCCGGAGTACGAGCCGTACAAGGACCTGCGCCGCAAGTACTCCACCGTCAAGGTCGTCGTCGCCGAGGCCAACTGA
- a CDS encoding manganese catalase family protein, whose protein sequence is MFRHTKRLQFEAKPERPDPVYARKLQELIGGAFGEMSVTMQYLFQGWNCRVEGKYKDLLMDTATEEIGHVEMLATMVARLLEGAPATMTAEAVKDPVMAAVLGGMDPMQAIVAGGGALPANCQGVPWNGGYIVASGNLLADFRANAAAEAQGRLQTARLYNMTDDPGVKAMLQFNLARDTVHQKQWLKAIEELEADGLETPIVPNAFFDEEDQVHNRTIWGLSDGTDGPRGGWTEGDDPLEYLTDPEPLGGPGTAPAPDPELFSTYSTVQDVKGTVKVKAQAVKKNATARATKKSAAKTSAAKKSTAKKTARKR, encoded by the coding sequence ATGTTCCGGCACACCAAGCGGTTGCAGTTCGAGGCGAAACCCGAGCGTCCGGACCCGGTCTACGCGCGCAAGTTGCAGGAGCTGATCGGTGGCGCCTTCGGTGAGATGAGCGTGACGATGCAGTACCTGTTCCAGGGCTGGAACTGCCGCGTGGAGGGCAAGTACAAGGACCTGCTGATGGACACCGCGACCGAGGAGATCGGTCACGTCGAGATGCTGGCCACGATGGTGGCCCGGCTGCTCGAGGGCGCCCCGGCGACGATGACGGCCGAAGCGGTGAAGGATCCCGTGATGGCCGCCGTGCTGGGCGGAATGGACCCGATGCAGGCGATCGTGGCCGGCGGCGGCGCACTGCCGGCGAACTGCCAGGGCGTGCCGTGGAACGGTGGCTACATCGTCGCGAGCGGCAACCTGCTGGCCGACTTCCGGGCCAACGCGGCCGCCGAGGCGCAGGGCCGGCTGCAGACCGCCCGGCTGTACAACATGACCGACGACCCCGGCGTGAAGGCGATGCTGCAGTTCAACCTGGCCCGCGACACCGTGCACCAGAAGCAGTGGCTGAAGGCGATCGAGGAGCTGGAGGCCGACGGGCTGGAGACGCCGATCGTGCCGAACGCGTTCTTCGACGAGGAGGACCAGGTCCACAACCGCACGATCTGGGGCCTGTCGGACGGCACCGACGGCCCGCGCGGCGGATGGACCGAGGGCGACGACCCGCTGGAGTACCTGACCGATCCCGAACCGCTGGGCGGCCCGGGCACCGCTCCGGCGCCCGACCCGGAGCTGTTCAGCACGTACTCGACCGTGCAGGACGTCAAGGGCACGGTGAAGGTCAAGGCGCAGGCGGTGAAGAAGAACGCCACCGCCCGGGCGACGAAGAAGTCGGCTGCCAAGACGTCGGCTGCGAAGAAGTCGACCGCCAAGAAGACCGCACGGAAGCGCTGA
- a CDS encoding RNA polymerase sigma factor translates to MSPLETVLRDEWGRLLALLVARFRRLDLAEDSLAEAFEAAARTWPHDGVPGSPSAWLLTAARRRVLDRLRAEAVAAKSLPLLAVEAEAAETARRVLADVSAPGESGAADERLRLILLCAHPSLERDAAAALTLRLVLGVPTGDIARLFLVPATTMAARLTRARKRLAGATFEVPAGPALQARVSAVADIAYLAFTAAYAPGSGEDVVRAAEAGEVVRLVRVLREVGPAVSRDDVEALLALMLLQHSRRDARVADGKLVLLPDQDRTRWHATEIAEALDLLTPLARQAPSTPYLLQALIAAEHSIARRPADTDWQRIAEWYEELEALTASPVVRINRAVAVAETNGPTAGLDLLHGLDLPGHRLPATRAELLARAGQINEALTAYDAALAACDNAAERTHLRQRRARLAEA, encoded by the coding sequence GTGAGCCCGCTGGAAACAGTTCTGCGCGACGAGTGGGGCCGGCTGCTGGCGCTGCTCGTGGCGCGGTTCCGGCGCCTCGATCTCGCCGAGGACTCGCTGGCGGAGGCGTTCGAAGCCGCGGCCCGCACCTGGCCACACGACGGCGTACCGGGTAGTCCGTCGGCGTGGCTGCTGACCGCCGCTCGCCGCCGCGTGCTCGACCGGTTGCGTGCCGAGGCCGTGGCGGCCAAGTCCCTGCCGCTGCTGGCGGTTGAGGCCGAGGCTGCCGAGACTGCTCGCCGGGTGCTGGCTGACGTGTCGGCACCGGGGGAGAGCGGGGCGGCGGACGAGCGGCTGCGTCTGATCTTGCTGTGCGCTCACCCGTCGCTGGAGCGTGACGCCGCGGCGGCGCTGACCCTTCGGCTCGTCCTGGGCGTACCGACAGGCGACATCGCGCGCCTGTTCCTGGTGCCGGCCACGACGATGGCCGCTCGGCTCACCCGCGCCCGCAAACGGTTGGCCGGCGCGACGTTCGAGGTGCCGGCCGGACCGGCGCTGCAGGCCCGCGTCTCGGCGGTGGCCGACATCGCCTACCTGGCGTTCACCGCGGCGTACGCGCCTGGGTCCGGCGAGGACGTGGTCCGCGCCGCGGAGGCAGGCGAGGTCGTCCGGCTGGTCCGGGTTCTCCGGGAGGTCGGTCCGGCGGTGTCACGCGACGACGTCGAGGCACTGCTGGCCCTGATGCTGCTGCAGCACTCCCGGCGTGACGCGCGCGTCGCCGACGGCAAGCTGGTCCTGCTGCCCGACCAGGACCGCACCCGCTGGCACGCGACCGAGATCGCCGAGGCGCTCGACCTGCTGACTCCACTGGCCCGTCAAGCCCCGTCGACTCCGTACCTGCTGCAGGCGCTGATCGCCGCCGAGCACTCCATCGCGCGACGTCCGGCCGACACCGACTGGCAGCGCATCGCGGAGTGGTACGAGGAGCTCGAAGCGCTGACCGCATCGCCGGTCGTCCGTATCAACCGCGCTGTCGCCGTCGCGGAGACCAACGGTCCGACCGCCGGCCTCGACCTCCTGCACGGGCTGGACCTACCAGGCCACCGATTGCCGGCCACACGCGCCGAACTACTGGCGCGGGCCGGGCAGATCAACGAAGCACTGACCGCGTACGACGCAGCCCTGGCGGCGTGCGACAACGCCGCAGAGCGAACCCACCTCCGCCAGCGCCGAGCCCGGTTGGCCGAGGCCTGA
- a CDS encoding CGNR zinc finger domain-containing protein, which yields MDPRPLTGEPVSMDLLNTVWVDGGQQFDLLDTVAGLRLWITGQAGIDAPPAGATTDAARRRLVTSREVLRDVVQAQLGGRVHAEAQAQLNELLARGRLVRRLGAAGPELTPEVDDPVDLLPWLAADDYLRLLEQDPARIRACAHPDCVLHFYDASRKANRRWCSMAGCGNRAKAARHYARSKGSS from the coding sequence ATGGATCCACGGCCCTTGACCGGTGAACCGGTGAGCATGGACCTGCTGAACACCGTCTGGGTGGACGGCGGGCAGCAGTTCGACCTGCTGGACACCGTGGCGGGCCTGCGGCTGTGGATCACCGGTCAGGCCGGGATCGACGCCCCGCCGGCCGGGGCGACGACCGACGCGGCCCGCCGGCGACTGGTCACGTCGCGGGAGGTGCTGCGCGACGTCGTGCAGGCCCAACTCGGCGGCCGGGTGCACGCCGAGGCGCAGGCGCAGCTCAACGAGTTACTGGCCCGCGGACGGCTGGTACGCCGGCTCGGCGCGGCCGGTCCCGAGCTGACGCCCGAGGTGGACGACCCGGTGGACCTTCTCCCCTGGCTCGCCGCCGACGACTACCTTCGCCTGCTGGAGCAGGACCCGGCCCGGATTCGCGCCTGCGCCCATCCGGACTGCGTGCTGCACTTCTACGACGCCAGCCGCAAGGCGAACCGCCGCTGGTGCTCGATGGCCGGCTGCGGCAACCGCGCCAAAGCGGCCCGCCACTACGCCCGCTCCAAGGGGTCCAGCTGA
- a CDS encoding flavin reductase family protein, which produces MKRVVQPKVLYFGTPVVLVSSRNPDGTTNLGPMSSAWWLDRSAMLGMSASSQTVRNLVERPECVLNLVEPAMVAALDRIALLTGASEMSEAKRRRGYRYEPDKFTAAGLTREPGGLVAVDAVQESPITLEGHIVAIHRVGPEGSNLRALELAVERVNVREDLLMDQHPTHIDPLRWDPLIMKFTEYFAGGRPAYASSLARGWDMPPLQPTSPLQI; this is translated from the coding sequence ATGAAGCGAGTGGTGCAACCCAAGGTCCTGTACTTCGGCACTCCGGTGGTGCTGGTCAGCTCCCGCAACCCCGACGGCACGACGAACCTCGGCCCGATGTCGTCGGCCTGGTGGCTCGACCGCAGCGCGATGCTCGGCATGAGCGCCAGCTCCCAGACCGTCCGGAACCTGGTCGAGCGGCCCGAGTGCGTCCTGAACCTGGTCGAGCCGGCGATGGTCGCCGCGCTGGACCGGATCGCGCTGCTGACCGGCGCGTCGGAGATGTCGGAGGCGAAACGCCGCCGCGGCTACCGCTACGAGCCTGACAAGTTCACCGCGGCCGGACTGACCCGCGAGCCCGGCGGCCTGGTCGCCGTCGACGCCGTCCAGGAAAGCCCGATCACCCTCGAGGGCCACATCGTGGCGATCCACCGCGTCGGCCCCGAAGGCTCGAACCTGCGAGCACTCGAACTGGCGGTCGAGCGCGTCAACGTCCGCGAGGACCTCCTGATGGACCAGCACCCGACCCACATCGACCCGCTGCGCTGGGACCCGCTGATCATGAAGTTCACCGAGTACTTCGCCGGCGGCCGTCCGGCGTACGCGTCGTCCCTGGCCCGCGGCTGGGACATGCCCCCGCTGCAACCGACCTCACCTCTGCAGATCTGA
- a CDS encoding sigma-70 family RNA polymerase sigma factor — protein MTRTVHDLNREDGIRAAYAEHGAELYRYALRQLDDEGAARDVVQETFLRAWRAADRYDPSLASLRVWLFAITRNVVIDETRRRSLRPVSPQPLEVLTALGPSTAGDDDRTVTGWLIEEALQRIRPEARSALVETYLRGRPYADVAAEQGVPVGTLRSRVFYGLKALRLAMDEMGVEL, from the coding sequence ATGACCCGGACCGTGCACGACCTCAACCGCGAGGACGGCATTCGCGCTGCCTACGCGGAGCACGGCGCCGAGCTCTACCGCTACGCACTGCGGCAGCTCGACGACGAGGGCGCTGCACGGGACGTGGTTCAGGAGACCTTCCTGCGGGCATGGCGAGCGGCGGACCGGTACGACCCGTCGCTCGCCAGCCTGCGCGTCTGGCTGTTCGCGATCACCCGCAATGTGGTCATCGACGAGACCCGCCGCCGTTCGTTGCGCCCAGTCAGTCCGCAGCCGCTCGAAGTCCTGACCGCGCTGGGCCCGTCGACGGCCGGGGACGACGACCGGACGGTGACCGGCTGGCTGATCGAGGAGGCGTTGCAGCGGATCCGCCCGGAGGCGCGCAGCGCCCTGGTGGAGACGTATCTGCGCGGTCGTCCGTACGCCGACGTCGCGGCGGAACAGGGTGTACCCGTCGGGACCTTGCGCAGCCGGGTCTTCTACGGGCTCAAGGCGTTGCGGCTGGCGATGGACGAGATGGGAGTCGAACTGTGA
- a CDS encoding ferritin-like domain-containing protein, with amino-acid sequence MTDTTADLIHGNASAVPAGVAIGALNNGFTLTSAKDFSNDIEVLNYALALEYLEAEFYRQGNAANLVNGREKQYLQQIGADEASHVATLTATIQKLGGTPIGAPAVDFGGAFDSRKSYLTTAHVFENKGVGAYLGAAGFIKDKMILQAAAGIFGVEARHAAVVGNLLGLKAEGGVYMSSFEKGASKSNVLTAVAPFLVDPGKVVAAITH; translated from the coding sequence ATGACAGACACAACGGCAGACCTGATCCACGGCAACGCCTCCGCCGTCCCGGCCGGCGTCGCGATCGGCGCCCTGAACAACGGTTTCACACTGACCAGCGCCAAGGACTTCAGCAACGACATCGAGGTCCTGAACTACGCCCTCGCGCTGGAGTACCTGGAGGCCGAGTTCTACCGCCAGGGCAACGCCGCGAACCTGGTCAACGGCAGGGAGAAGCAGTACCTGCAACAGATCGGCGCCGACGAGGCCTCGCACGTGGCGACGCTGACCGCGACGATCCAGAAGCTCGGCGGTACGCCGATCGGTGCTCCGGCGGTCGACTTCGGCGGCGCGTTCGACAGCCGCAAGAGCTACCTCACCACCGCGCACGTGTTCGAGAACAAGGGCGTCGGCGCGTACCTCGGCGCAGCCGGCTTCATCAAGGACAAGATGATCCTGCAGGCCGCGGCCGGCATCTTCGGCGTCGAGGCCCGGCACGCCGCGGTCGTCGGCAACCTGCTCGGTCTCAAGGCCGAGGGTGGCGTCTACATGAGCTCCTTCGAGAAGGGCGCCTCGAAGAGCAACGTGCTCACCGCGGTCGCACCGTTCCTGGTCGATCCCGGCAAGGTCGTCGCCGCGATCACCCACTGA
- a CDS encoding class E sortase, with translation MKTWKPVWKWLAASTGFAALVAVGAVVLSPDGSPAPPQAAPPGASASTPSAAAPAAPADDEALVNRMLDQLRAGKPAEPQFSAADNPVRGVPIEAIKAKPGEQLALGRLAIPRLKLDDELNNGVDEAALVRGVGHWPGTPLPGSPGNAVISGHRSTNEKPFLHLDKLRPGDPIKVTVGTRSTTYRVVRTTIVAESAYVPFVLRKPSKPSDRVITLFACNPLTAHYQRIVVEARAG, from the coding sequence GTGAAAACCTGGAAACCCGTCTGGAAGTGGCTGGCGGCAAGCACCGGTTTCGCCGCGCTGGTTGCCGTCGGAGCCGTTGTTCTCAGCCCTGACGGCTCCCCCGCGCCTCCGCAGGCTGCCCCGCCCGGTGCGAGCGCTTCGACCCCGTCAGCAGCTGCTCCGGCGGCGCCGGCCGACGACGAAGCGCTCGTCAACCGGATGCTCGACCAGCTGCGCGCCGGCAAGCCCGCCGAGCCGCAGTTCAGCGCGGCCGACAACCCCGTGCGCGGCGTGCCGATCGAGGCCATCAAGGCCAAGCCCGGAGAGCAGCTCGCGCTCGGCCGGCTCGCGATCCCGCGGCTGAAGCTCGACGACGAGCTGAACAACGGCGTCGACGAGGCCGCCCTGGTCCGTGGCGTCGGCCACTGGCCCGGTACGCCGTTGCCCGGCAGCCCCGGGAACGCGGTGATCAGCGGCCATCGCAGTACCAACGAGAAGCCGTTCCTGCACCTGGACAAGCTCCGGCCCGGCGACCCGATCAAGGTCACCGTCGGCACCAGGTCCACGACGTACCGGGTCGTCCGGACCACCATCGTCGCGGAGAGCGCGTACGTGCCCTTCGTGCTGCGCAAGCCCAGCAAACCGAGCGACCGGGTGATCACCCTGTTCGCCTGCAATCCCCTGACCGCGCACTACCAGCGCATCGTCGTCGAGGCGCGGGCGGGTTGA
- a CDS encoding ferritin-like domain-containing protein produces the protein MGIKQIFGGRPVLEFADEHGRRSFLRNAALVGVGLTYVATRPGDQVAFGQSERAFANDAAKSDLDILNYALTLEYLEAAFYTTGLKANLLKGRELELVDPIQQHEAEHVQVVRSTITDLGGRPVGQPKVKFPAGTFANRANFLKTAGVFEELGVKAYHGQVTLVKNPDLLAAAASIAGVESRHAAIIAQITGGNPFPAPIEANLAMGPVLKAAMPFIAK, from the coding sequence ATGGGTATCAAGCAGATCTTCGGGGGCCGTCCGGTCCTCGAGTTCGCCGACGAGCACGGCAGGCGCAGCTTCCTGCGCAACGCCGCCCTGGTCGGTGTCGGCCTCACCTACGTCGCCACCCGTCCCGGCGACCAGGTCGCGTTCGGGCAGTCGGAGCGCGCGTTCGCGAACGACGCCGCGAAGAGCGACCTCGACATCCTCAACTACGCGCTGACTTTGGAGTACCTGGAGGCCGCGTTCTACACCACGGGCCTGAAGGCGAACCTGCTGAAGGGCCGTGAGCTGGAGCTGGTCGACCCGATCCAGCAGCACGAGGCCGAGCACGTCCAGGTCGTCCGCAGCACGATCACCGACCTGGGCGGCCGCCCGGTCGGGCAGCCCAAGGTGAAGTTCCCGGCCGGCACCTTCGCCAACCGGGCCAACTTCCTCAAAACCGCCGGCGTTTTCGAGGAGCTCGGCGTCAAGGCCTATCACGGCCAGGTCACGCTGGTGAAGAATCCCGACCTGCTCGCCGCGGCCGCCTCCATCGCGGGTGTCGAGTCCCGGCACGCCGCGATCATCGCCCAGATCACCGGCGGGAACCCGTTCCCGGCGCCGATCGAGGCCAACCTGGCGATGGGACCGGTCCTCAAGGCCGCCATGCCCTTCATCGCGAAGTAG
- a CDS encoding anti-sigma factor family protein, which produces MNSTEHRALREQLGAFALGHLPPAERTGLQAHLDGCPDCRAELASIAALAEPLRLADPDRVGAEPAAPPAWLEQSILAAVRTEPRRRRTVGRRMLAAAAVLVIGAGGVALGYESAPRPPHIPLEPVAVAASAPGLRSSADVVPHTWGMEIKLTATGFTTGRTYRVVVVTTDGRTAPAGEFIGIGEREMHCNLNSSVLRPDARQFRVLDPSGRSVVTGTL; this is translated from the coding sequence GTGAACTCCACGGAACACAGAGCACTACGAGAACAGCTCGGCGCCTTCGCGCTCGGCCATCTGCCGCCGGCCGAACGAACCGGGCTGCAAGCACATCTCGACGGCTGCCCGGACTGCCGCGCCGAGCTGGCGTCCATCGCCGCACTGGCCGAACCGCTGCGGCTGGCCGATCCCGACCGGGTCGGCGCCGAACCCGCGGCGCCGCCTGCCTGGCTCGAGCAGTCGATTCTCGCCGCGGTCCGAACCGAACCACGCCGTCGGCGGACTGTCGGCCGGAGGATGCTCGCCGCCGCAGCGGTGCTGGTGATCGGCGCCGGCGGCGTCGCGCTGGGCTACGAGTCGGCGCCGAGACCTCCGCACATCCCGCTGGAGCCGGTCGCTGTCGCGGCCTCGGCGCCGGGACTTCGTTCGAGCGCGGACGTCGTTCCGCACACCTGGGGCATGGAGATCAAGCTCACCGCCACCGGCTTCACGACCGGTCGCACCTACCGCGTGGTGGTCGTCACCACCGACGGGCGGACGGCGCCGGCGGGGGAGTTCATCGGGATCGGGGAGCGGGAGATGCACTGCAACCTCAACTCCTCGGTACTTCGCCCGGACGCCCGCCAGTTCCGCGTGCTGGACCCGTCCGGCCGCAGCGTCGTCACCGGCACCTTGTGA
- a CDS encoding DUF4394 domain-containing protein, translating into MKKLPAVFAALAVAATTGVVALPTASATPSRSSGSSLYLLERNGTLSLRDAELPLLAEHRVKVRGLRHGDHLVGIDTRPATKELYALGKSGQLYKVNGRTGQATAVGTPAAGAVGTAVGFDFNPTVDRIRVVTESGRNLRLHPDTGAVAAVDGGLAYAAGTSTPRVAAAAYTDSFAGATSTGLYGLDAGKDTLVTQGTLPGRTPAVSPNTGQLFTVGRLGLDISAVNGFDIAGRARTAGRYDARDYSAIAAVRTTGLRAGSKLVRVDLRTGRTFPVPALGLGDVVGLTFAAR; encoded by the coding sequence ATGAAGAAGTTGCCCGCCGTGTTCGCCGCCCTCGCCGTCGCCGCCACCACGGGGGTCGTTGCGCTGCCGACCGCCTCGGCGACGCCGTCCCGGTCGAGCGGTTCGTCGCTCTACCTGCTGGAACGCAACGGCACGCTCAGCCTGCGGGACGCCGAACTGCCGTTGCTCGCCGAGCACCGGGTCAAGGTCCGCGGCCTGCGTCACGGCGACCACCTGGTCGGCATCGACACCCGCCCGGCGACGAAGGAACTCTACGCGCTCGGCAAGTCGGGCCAGCTGTACAAAGTCAACGGCCGGACCGGTCAGGCGACCGCGGTCGGTACGCCGGCGGCCGGCGCGGTCGGTACGGCGGTCGGCTTCGACTTCAACCCGACCGTCGACCGCATCCGCGTCGTGACCGAGTCCGGCCGCAACCTGCGGCTGCACCCCGACACGGGCGCGGTCGCCGCTGTCGACGGAGGTCTGGCGTACGCCGCCGGCACCAGCACGCCGCGTGTCGCGGCCGCGGCGTACACCGACAGCTTCGCGGGCGCGACCAGCACCGGTTTGTACGGGCTGGACGCCGGCAAGGACACCCTCGTCACGCAGGGCACCTTGCCCGGACGGACGCCGGCCGTCTCGCCGAACACCGGCCAGCTGTTCACCGTCGGCCGCCTCGGGCTCGACATCAGCGCGGTCAACGGCTTCGACATCGCGGGCCGGGCCCGAACGGCCGGCCGGTACGACGCCCGCGACTACTCCGCGATCGCGGCCGTCCGTACCACCGGGCTGCGGGCCGGTTCGAAGCTGGTCCGGGTGGACCTGCGAACCGGGCGTACGTTCCCGGTGCCGGCGCTCGGTCTGGGAGACGTGGTCGGGCTGACCTTCGCGGCTCGATGA